The following proteins are co-located in the Malus sylvestris chromosome 13, drMalSylv7.2, whole genome shotgun sequence genome:
- the LOC126594783 gene encoding MACPF domain-containing protein At1g14780 isoform X2, with protein sequence MSGDDHSMIVERALNSLGKGFDLTSDFRLKYCKGGKQRLVVLNDTDKRELTVPGFRTIQNVSVDIKCDKGDRTRYQSDILTFNQMSEFFNQRSSVPGKIPSGLFNAMFGFDSGSWAKDAANIKHLALDGYYIIFFNVHIDRYPLVLADEVRESVPSTWDPPALARFIEKYGTHIVVGLSVGGEDVVLVKQDKSSNMQPSDLKNHLTELGDQQFTGACSFSPSHSKSKDQKHKGISVIFYKKGGDLLASSHYEWLLTAPSMPNAIQFSFIPITSLLKDVPGKGFLSHAINLYLRYKPPIDDLQYFLDFQTHKLWAPVLNGLALGPASNRKTRSPAIHVKWMGPKLYVNSAQVRVAFRPVTGMRLYLEGRKANRLAVHLQHLSNTPFMLQNKIDDTPTWRGSDEIADDRYFEAINRKKISHVCTVPVKYDPKWMSSNKDASFIVSGVQLVVKKHDTKNVLHLRLLFSKVSDHFVVQSNWTEPPSEHSQKSSSSGLFSAISTSISGSNWSRDRVLPDDDRVIVDSSVFPTGPPVPLQLQKFVKYVDMSHLCRGPQDGPGYWLVTGARLNLVKGKISLQVKFSLLNLCSPSPSVTLRDLMYNVVDLEA encoded by the exons ATGAGTGGTGACGATCACAGCATGATCGTGGAGAGGGCACTAAACAGCCTAGGCAAAGGATTTGATTTGACGTCAGATTTCCGACTGAAATACTGCAAAGGAGGCAAACAAAGATTGGTTGTGCTCAACGACACCGATAAAAGAGAACTCACAGTTCCTGGTTTCAGAACCATTCAGAACGTCTCCGTCGACATTAAATGTGACAAAGGCGACCGTACTCGTTACCAATCCGATATCCTCACCTTCAATCAG ATGTCGGAGTTTTTCAACCAAAGGTCGAGTGTGCCGGGGAAAATCCCATCAGGGCTGTTCAACGCTATGTTTGGATTCGACAGCGGTTCGTGGGCAAAGGATGCAGCAAACATCAAGCACTTGGCTCTTGATGGCTACTACATCATATTCTTCAATGTTCATATTGATAGATACCCTCTTGTTCTCGCCGACGAAGTCCGTGAGTCCGTTCCATCCACCTGGGATCCTCCTGCCCTTGCAAG ATTCATTGAGAAATATGGCACTCACATCGTCGTGGGATTGAGTGTTGGGGGCGAGGATGTTGTCTTAGTAAAGCAAGATAAATCTTCAAACATGCAGCCATCGGACCTCAAAAATCACTTGACTGAGCTTGGAGATCAGCAATTTACAGGGGCATGCAGTTTCTCCCCATCACACTCCAAATCCAAAGACCAAAAACACAAG GGTATTAGTGTGATATTCTATAAAAAAGGAGGCGATCTGCTGGCCAGCAGCCACTACGAGTGGCTTCTCACAGCTCCATCAATGCCGAACGCGATTCAGTTTAGTTTCATTCCGATCACTTCTCTCCTCAAAGATGTGCCAGGCAAGGGTTTCCTGTCGCATGCCATCAACCTCTATCTTCGAT ACAAGCCTCCAATAGATGATCTGCAGTACTTTCTGGACTTTCAAACCCACAAACTTTGGGCTCCTGTTCTCAATGGGCTGGCTCTAGGCCCAGCCTCCAATAggaagactcggtcccctgcaaTCCACGTCAAGTGGATGGGTCCTAAACTATATGTAAACTCTGCGCAAGTTAGGGTTGCATTTAGGCCTGTCACGGGGATGCGCTTGTATCTTGAGGGCAGGAAAGCCAACAG GCTAGCCGTCCACCTCCAACATCTATCAAACACACCATTCATGTTGCAAAACAAGATAGATGACACACCAACATGGCGAGGATCGGATGAAATTGCCGACGACCGCTACTTTGAAGCCATAAACCGGAAAAAGATTTCCCATGTGTGCACTGTACCGGTAAAATACGACCCCAAATGGATGTCCTCCAATAAAGATGCGTCCTTCATAGTGTCCGGGGTCCAGCTTGTTGTGAAGAAGCATGACACAAAGAATGTCCTCCATCTTCGGCTCTTGTTCTCCAAAGTCTCAGATCATTTCGTTGTCCAATCAAATTGGACTGAACCACCGTCGGAACATTCCCAAAAGTCGTCATCGTCCGGTCTCTTCAGTGCCATAAGTACATCGATTTCGGGGAGTAATTGGTCGAGAGATAGAGTACTGCCCGATGATGATCGAGTGATTGTGGATTCGAGTGTGTTCCCGACAGGGCCTCCGGTGCCGCTGCAGTTACAAAAGTTTGTGAAGTACGTGGACATGTCGCATCTGTGTAGGGGCCCACAAGACGGTCCAGGGTATTGGTTGGTCACTGGAGCTAGGCTCAACTTAGTGAAGGGGAAGATAAGTTTGCAAGTCAAGTTCTCTTTGTTAAACTTATGTTCACCATCACCATCAGTCACCCTCCGAGATTTGATGTACAACGTTGTGGATTTGGaagcataa
- the LOC126594783 gene encoding MACPF domain-containing protein At1g14780 isoform X1, giving the protein MSGDDHSMIVERALNSLGKGFDLTSDFRLKYCKGGKQRLVVLNDTDKRELTVPGFRTIQNVSVDIKCDKGDRTRYQSDILTFNQMSEFFNQRSSVPGKIPSGLFNAMFGFDSGSWAKDAANIKHLALDGYYIIFFNVHIDRYPLVLADEVRESVPSTWDPPALARFIEKYGTHIVVGLSVGGEDVVLVKQDKSSNMQPSDLKNHLTELGDQQFTGACSFSPSHSKSKDQKHKAPQTISVFHDPQLAINGFSTTKSKDGISVIFYKKGGDLLASSHYEWLLTAPSMPNAIQFSFIPITSLLKDVPGKGFLSHAINLYLRYKPPIDDLQYFLDFQTHKLWAPVLNGLALGPASNRKTRSPAIHVKWMGPKLYVNSAQVRVAFRPVTGMRLYLEGRKANRLAVHLQHLSNTPFMLQNKIDDTPTWRGSDEIADDRYFEAINRKKISHVCTVPVKYDPKWMSSNKDASFIVSGVQLVVKKHDTKNVLHLRLLFSKVSDHFVVQSNWTEPPSEHSQKSSSSGLFSAISTSISGSNWSRDRVLPDDDRVIVDSSVFPTGPPVPLQLQKFVKYVDMSHLCRGPQDGPGYWLVTGARLNLVKGKISLQVKFSLLNLCSPSPSVTLRDLMYNVVDLEA; this is encoded by the exons ATGAGTGGTGACGATCACAGCATGATCGTGGAGAGGGCACTAAACAGCCTAGGCAAAGGATTTGATTTGACGTCAGATTTCCGACTGAAATACTGCAAAGGAGGCAAACAAAGATTGGTTGTGCTCAACGACACCGATAAAAGAGAACTCACAGTTCCTGGTTTCAGAACCATTCAGAACGTCTCCGTCGACATTAAATGTGACAAAGGCGACCGTACTCGTTACCAATCCGATATCCTCACCTTCAATCAG ATGTCGGAGTTTTTCAACCAAAGGTCGAGTGTGCCGGGGAAAATCCCATCAGGGCTGTTCAACGCTATGTTTGGATTCGACAGCGGTTCGTGGGCAAAGGATGCAGCAAACATCAAGCACTTGGCTCTTGATGGCTACTACATCATATTCTTCAATGTTCATATTGATAGATACCCTCTTGTTCTCGCCGACGAAGTCCGTGAGTCCGTTCCATCCACCTGGGATCCTCCTGCCCTTGCAAG ATTCATTGAGAAATATGGCACTCACATCGTCGTGGGATTGAGTGTTGGGGGCGAGGATGTTGTCTTAGTAAAGCAAGATAAATCTTCAAACATGCAGCCATCGGACCTCAAAAATCACTTGACTGAGCTTGGAGATCAGCAATTTACAGGGGCATGCAGTTTCTCCCCATCACACTCCAAATCCAAAGACCAAAAACACAAG GCACCACAGACAATCAGTGTCTTTCATGATCCTCAGTTGGCCATTAATGGCTTCTCAACCACAAAATCAAAAGAT GGTATTAGTGTGATATTCTATAAAAAAGGAGGCGATCTGCTGGCCAGCAGCCACTACGAGTGGCTTCTCACAGCTCCATCAATGCCGAACGCGATTCAGTTTAGTTTCATTCCGATCACTTCTCTCCTCAAAGATGTGCCAGGCAAGGGTTTCCTGTCGCATGCCATCAACCTCTATCTTCGAT ACAAGCCTCCAATAGATGATCTGCAGTACTTTCTGGACTTTCAAACCCACAAACTTTGGGCTCCTGTTCTCAATGGGCTGGCTCTAGGCCCAGCCTCCAATAggaagactcggtcccctgcaaTCCACGTCAAGTGGATGGGTCCTAAACTATATGTAAACTCTGCGCAAGTTAGGGTTGCATTTAGGCCTGTCACGGGGATGCGCTTGTATCTTGAGGGCAGGAAAGCCAACAG GCTAGCCGTCCACCTCCAACATCTATCAAACACACCATTCATGTTGCAAAACAAGATAGATGACACACCAACATGGCGAGGATCGGATGAAATTGCCGACGACCGCTACTTTGAAGCCATAAACCGGAAAAAGATTTCCCATGTGTGCACTGTACCGGTAAAATACGACCCCAAATGGATGTCCTCCAATAAAGATGCGTCCTTCATAGTGTCCGGGGTCCAGCTTGTTGTGAAGAAGCATGACACAAAGAATGTCCTCCATCTTCGGCTCTTGTTCTCCAAAGTCTCAGATCATTTCGTTGTCCAATCAAATTGGACTGAACCACCGTCGGAACATTCCCAAAAGTCGTCATCGTCCGGTCTCTTCAGTGCCATAAGTACATCGATTTCGGGGAGTAATTGGTCGAGAGATAGAGTACTGCCCGATGATGATCGAGTGATTGTGGATTCGAGTGTGTTCCCGACAGGGCCTCCGGTGCCGCTGCAGTTACAAAAGTTTGTGAAGTACGTGGACATGTCGCATCTGTGTAGGGGCCCACAAGACGGTCCAGGGTATTGGTTGGTCACTGGAGCTAGGCTCAACTTAGTGAAGGGGAAGATAAGTTTGCAAGTCAAGTTCTCTTTGTTAAACTTATGTTCACCATCACCATCAGTCACCCTCCGAGATTTGATGTACAACGTTGTGGATTTGGaagcataa
- the LOC126597196 gene encoding loganic acid O-methyltransferase-like — MAEGDRTMLSGSADPMNLNGDHENRAKPVTGPQPMNGGNGTYSYSKNSSYQKESADLEKGKIIEEIEEKLDMKKLSSFSNTICLADLGCSTGPNTFMIIQEILEAMQRKHRSQLSQSCPKADQQYSDDHQMPEFQVFFNDLEANDFNTLFTSLPQDRKYFAAGVPGSFHRRLFPESSIHFVHTSSSLHWISKSPEVLQNKDSPAWNKGRIHYTSAPDEVVDAYAAQFAEDIKNFLNVRATELVLGGMMVMILSGIPKGMPYSEIPAGMLYNCISSSLMDMAKEGIIEESEVDSFNLPYYAASLEEMEEIVEKNGCFKIERMESSNPAAWLQNRPVDIPTLVKHVRAAVEGMFARHFGSEVMDEMFGRVTDKLLDISDLVNSRRDEKSQLLAVLKRK, encoded by the exons ATGGCAGAAGGGGATCGAACGATGTTGTCGGGTTCAGCTGATCCCATGAATCTCAACGGAGATCATGAAAATAGAGCGAAACCGGTCACAGGTCCGCAGCCTATGAACGGTGGAAATGGCACTTACAGCTACTCCAAGAACTCCTCCTACCAG AAAGAATCTGCTGATCTTGAGAAGGGAAAAATCATTGAGGAAATTGAGGAGAAGCTTGATATGAAAAAACTCTCATCTTTTTCAAACACCATTTGTCTAGCAGACTTGGGATGTTCCACTGGACCAAACACTTTCATGATAATTCAAGAAATACTAGAAGCTATGCAACGCAAACACCGATCCCAATTATCCCAATCATGTCCCAAAGCTGATCAACAGTACTCTGATGATCATCAAATgcctgaatttcaagtcttctTTAACGACCTAGAGGCGAATGACTTCAATACCCTCTTCACCTCTCTCCCACAAGACAGGAAATACTTTGCAGCCGGCGTGCCCGGTTCTTTCCATCGCCGTTTGTTTCCCGAGTCGTCTATCCACTTTGTACATACCTCATCTAGTCTTCATTGGATCTCCAAGTCGCCTGAAGTATTGCAAAACAAGGACTCTCCGGCGTGGAACAAGGGCAGGATTCATTACACAAGTGCCCCGGATGAAGTGGTTGATGCTTACGCGGCGCAGTTTGCCGAGGACATAAAGAACTTTTTGAATGTTAGGGCCACAGAGCTTGTGCTTGGAGGAATGATGGTAATGATCTTGTCTGGAATCCCCAAAGGGATGCCTTATTCTGAAATCCCAGCGGGTATGTTGTACAATTGTATATCGTCTAGCCTCATGGATATGGCAAAAGAG GGAATAATTGAAGAAAGTGAAGTGGATTCCTTCAACTTGCCATATTATGCAGCCTCGTTAGAGGAGATGGAGGAGATAGTAGAGAAAAACGGGTGTTTTAAGATAGAGAGAATGGAGTCGTCAAACCCAGCAGCATGGCTGCAAAATCGTCCAGTTGACATACCAACTTTGGTGAAACATGTAAGGGCTGCAGTGGAGGGGATGTTTGCCAGACACTTTGGAAGTGAGGTCATGGATGAAATGTTCGGAAGAGTGACCGATAAACTTCTAGACATTTCCGACCTCGTAAACTCACGGCGCGACGAGAAAAGTCAGTTGCTTGCTGTTCTCAAACGCAAATGA